One Brassica oleracea var. oleracea cultivar TO1000 chromosome C7, BOL, whole genome shotgun sequence genomic window carries:
- the LOC106301333 gene encoding proline-rich receptor-like protein kinase PERK10, with product MGRSCVSSLLLLLILFVSNASSRGLADEQAPKDSSNSTTTQQSPPLPNVGDVKANATSSLPASNSTSPDPKEPDSASLPPPPPPPPPPQQLQAEGEKNVTVVSNTTEAISPPPANQTESVDNGKLPEKMAPPPKSGEKGKVAETGNPPPGKDPEKVDDAKGSSESVIVETCSGKSKICRTENSLVACTLSIDKDSSKWSILVQNEGEESLKAKIVLPVSSSPDLTLPKHQSQRVNISINKDTNKIILDAGKGECVLHMYPPEENTLSIHLPSYEKLVTPINGAYFLIVSVVIFGGAWGFCLCRKNRRGDDNGVPYRELELSGGGTGLESVHDVETADWDEGWDDDWDENNAVKSPGGAANSARISANGLTARASNRDGWDNDWDD from the exons ATGGGTAGAAGCTGCGTCTCGTCACTTCTTCTTCTGTTGATTCTGTTCGTCTCCAATGCTTCATCTCGTGGTTTAGCAGACGAACAAGCACCGAAAGATTCTTCGAATTCAACCACTACACAACAA AGTCCTCCCTTGCCTAATGTTGGAGATGTAAAAGCCAATGCGACCTCATCACTGCCAGCTAGTAACTCGACGAGTCCTGATCCTAAGGAGCCTGATTCCGCGAGCCTACCACCACCACCACCACCACCACCGCCGCCGCAGCAGCTGCAAGCTGAAGGGGAAAAGAATGTCACGGTAGTGTCTAATACGACGGAGGCGATAAGCCCGCCTCCAGCTAACCAAACAGAGAGCGTGGATAACGGAAAGTTACCGGAGAAAATGGCGCCGCCTCCAAAGAGTGGGGAAAAAGGGAAGGTGGCGGAGACGGGGAACCCGCCTCCGGGTAAAGATCCTGAGAAGGTGGATGACGCTAAGGGAAGCTCAGAGTCTGTTATTGTAGAGACATGTTCAGGGAAGTCTAAGATATGTAGAACTGAGAATTCATTGGTGGCCTGCACTTTGAGCATCGATAAAG ATTCTTCGAAATGGTCGATTCTAGTTCAGAATGAAGGTGAAGAATCTTTAAAAGCAAAAATTGTTCTTCCAGTTAGCTCTTCACCAGATCTGACACTGCCAAAACACCAGAGTCAAAGG GTAAACATATCCATCAATAAAGACACAAACAAAATCATACTAGACGCAGGGAAAGGAGAGTGTGTGCTTCACATGTACCCACCAGAAGAAAACACCTTATCCATCCACCTTCCTTCCTACGAAAAGCTAGTGACCCCCATCAACGGCGCCTACTTCTTAATAGTATCCGTCGTTATCTTCGGGGGAGCTTGGGGATTTTGCCTGTGCCGGAAGAATCGCCGTGGAGACGACAACGGAGTGCCTTACCGTGAGCTAGAATTGAGCGGAGGAGGGACAGGCTTGGAAAGCGTCCACGACGTGGAGACAGCGGACTGGGACGAGGGCTGGGATGATGATTGGGATGAGAATAACGCTGTGAAATCCCCTGGTGGTGCAGCAAACAGTGCCAGGATCTCTGCCAATGGATTGACAGCGAGAGCTTCGAACCGAGACGGCTGGGATAATGACTGGGACGATTAG
- the LOC106304803 gene encoding non-specific lipid-transfer protein 5-like: MEGLLKLSTLVIVCMLVSAPMATEAAISCGAVASNLGQCINYLTKGGYISPGCCSGVRRLNSMARTTTDRQQACRCIQGAAKALGSRLNAGRAAGLPGACRVRISYPISARTNCNNVR, encoded by the exons ATGGAGGGGCTCTTAAAGTTGTCGACGTTGGTGATTGTGTGCATGCTAGTGTCCGCTCCAATGGCGACCGAGGCAGCAATCTCGTGTGGCGCAGTCGCCAGCAACTTGGGCCAATGCATTAACTACCTGACAAAAGGTGGTTACATTTCTCCAGGGTGTTGTTCTGGCGTTCGGAGGCTCAACAGCATGGCTCGGACCACCACTGACCGCCAGCAAGCTTGTCGTTGCATCCAAGGAGCAGCTAAAGCCTTGGGTTCTAGACTTAACGCAGGCCGTGCTGCTGGTCTTCCTGGTGCTTGCCGTGTTAGGATCTCTTACCCCATCAGCGCAAGAACCAACTGTAACAA CGTCAGGTGA
- the LOC106303267 gene encoding uncharacterized protein LOC106303267, with protein MSDMILAVESHTLVDDRTGPDIALWKRGPNEFRKIFSTADTWQQIRTHSPTTAWSKVIWFSLGVPRFGFITWLAIRNKLSTGDRMRAWGLTQGCLFCGEPNESRDHLFFACPYSYTLWLEVIGTLMGRPPDPDWETTLHLLATHNFDRLAYVLLRLVFQVTIYMIWRERNDRKHHKRPRQASQLAKVIGRAVKNRLLSVKYWEKPHLRGLMQRWFHAHS; from the coding sequence ATGAGCGATATGATTCTAGCAGTCGAAAGCCACACGCTTGTTGATGATCGTACTGGTCCTGATATTGCTCTATGGAAGAGAGGACCAAACGAGTTTCGTAAGATTTTCTCTACTGCTGATACATGGCAGCAGATACGTACGCACAGTCCTACTACGGCATGGAGCAAAGTGATATGGTTTTCCTTAGGAGTACCTCGTTTTGGATTCATTACTTGGCTTGCTATAAGGAATAAATTGTCTACGGGGGATCGCATGCGTGCTTGGGGCCTCACTCAAGGATGTCTGTTCTGCGGTGAACCAAACGAGTCGCGGGATCACCTTTTCTTCGCCTGCCCCTACAGTTACACGCTTTGGCTAGAGGTAATAGGAACACTAATGGGTCGGCCCCCTGATCCAGACTGGGAAACCACGCTTCATCTTCTTGCTACACACAACTTTGATCGTCTTGCCTATGTCCTTCTGCGCTTAGTATTCCAAGTTACAATTTACATGATTTGGAGAGAGAGGAATGACAGGAAACACCATAAGAGGCCAAGACAGGCTAGCCAATTGGCTAAGGTAATTGGGAGAGCCGTAAAAAATCGGTTACTGTCAGTCAAATATTGGGAGAAACCTCATCTACGGGGCTTAATGCAGCGCTGGTTCCATGCACACTCTTAG
- the LOC106304769 gene encoding non-specific lipid-transfer protein 12-like, with the protein MVFPSQITTCLLVLAVYMAAPSESTITCGTVTSTLARCIGYLTNSGSLPSDCCVGVKSLNQMAQTTPDRRQVCECLKSAAKDITGLNTDLVATLPTTCGVSVPYPIRFSTNCDTISTAV; encoded by the exons ATGGTGTTCCCTTCACAGATCACCACATGCCTCCTCGTCCTAGCCGTCTACATGGCAGCCCCATCAGAGTCAACCATAACGTGTGGGACAGTGACAAGCACACTGGCACGGTGTATAGGCTACTTGACCAACAGTGGTTCATTGCCATCAGACTGCTGCGTTGGAGTCAAATCATTGAACCAAATGGCTCAGACCACACCGGACCGCCGACAAGTCTGTGAGTGCCTAAAATCTGCGGCTAAGGATATCACTGGCCTCAACACCGACCTTGTGGCCACACTCCCTACAACTTGTGGTGTTTCAGTTCCCTACCCCATTCGTTTTAGCACCAATTGTGACAC TATATCGACTGCCGTGTGA